The Candidatus Cetobacterium colombiensis genome includes the window GATAGGTCAATTTTTAGGGGGAGGTAAAATTGAAACAAATCGATAGAATAATTTTTATAAATTTAATAACGACAGCTATTGTTTCTGGAATTTTTAATATATTTACTGGAATTCATGTAAAAAATTTGGGGTATGGTGAAAGTGTTGTAGGACAAGTTTTGTCTATTGGAAGTATTTCGATAGCTATTGGTTCAATGATTAATGCTTATTTAAGTTCAAAAATTGGTTTTAAAAAAACAATTTCTTTAGGATTAATACTCATGTTTTTTGGTATTTTAGGAGTTAGTTTTTTTACAAATCCATTTTATATAAAGATATTTTCTGGATTGATGGGAGTTGGATATGGATTTCCATTTTCTTCAGTGGGAGTACTTTTAATTGAAAACTCAACTGAAGATGATCGTGTTAAAGTTTTTAGCAAAAATTTTGTAGTGCAAAGTTTAGGTATAGTTTTTGCTAGTTATACAGGAGGAAAGTTAATTAAAACTTTTGGAAAAGTTTTTGCAGTAGAAAAATCTATTCCACTGTTATATATGATATGTGCAGTTGCTATTTTATTTAGTTTTTATCCCTTATTTGGGTTAAGAGAAAGTAAAAAAATAAAAAGTATAAAAAATAGGAATTTTTTTAAAAGTTTTAAAGAGGTAATGAGTGGACAAGCACTAAAATTTATTATTTATAACACTATTATAGGATTTGGTGCAGGATTAGTAATTCCATTTTTTAGTGTTTATTTAAAATTTGCTTTAAATATAGATGATGAAAAGGTTGGAATGATTATGGGGTTATCTCAAATTGGTTTAGTTATAGGAGGACTTTTAGTTCCCTATATATCTAAAATTTTAGGGAGAGAACAGACTGTTGTAATTTGTCAATTACTTTCAATTCCGTTTTTAATATCTATAGCTTTTCCTCAAGGAATAGTAGTTTTAGGAATTTCATTTTTTTTAAGATCCACATTAATGAATTTAAATCAGCCTCTAATTCAAAATATATCTTTGGAAACAGTTGAATATGAAAATAGAGCCCTGATGAGTAGTATGGTATTGATGTCATCTAGTGTAACACGAGCTTTAAGTACTATAATTGCAGGATATTTAATGGAAAGTATTTCATATAATTTTCCATATTATTTGACAGTAGCCTTATATTTAATAGGAACTATTGTTTTTTATAAAAATTTTAAAGAGAAAAAACCGTTGAGAGGAGGAGCAAATGAATAAAAATTTTGTTCATTTACATTTACATACAGAGTACAGTCTCCTAGATGGGGTTGGAAAAATAGATGAATATTTAGAAAGAGCAAAAGAATTGGGAATGAAAGCTATTTCAATAACCGATCATGGAAATATGTTTGGTGCTATTGAATTTTATAAATTAGCTATAAAAAAAGGAATAAAGCCTATTATAGGAATAGAGGTTTATGTTTCTGAATATGAAATGGATAAAAAAGAAGGAAGAAACTTTCATCTGATACTTTTAGCTAAAAATATAAAAGGTTATAAAAATTTATTAAAAATAGCTTCAATAGGATTTTTAAAAGGATTTTATTACAGACCACGTGTAGATAAAACATTTTTAAAAGAGCATAGTGAAGGGATAATAGCTTTATCAGCTTGTATGCAAGGAGAAGTTTCAAGAAGTATTTTAGAAAATGAAACAGAAGAAATTATTGGAAAAAAAATTCAAAGTTATATAGAGATTTTTGGTAAGGATAATTTTTATTTAGAGATTCAAGGAAATGGTGTATCTGGACAAAAAGAATTAAATAAAGAGTTATATAACTATTCGAAGAAATACGATTTAAAATGTGCTGCAACTAATGATACTCACTATGTTTATGAAGGAGACCATGTTTTACAAGATTTAGTAATTTGTATTCAAACAGGTGCCAAAGTTTCAGATACTAATAGAATGAAAATTGAAACAAAAGAACTATTTTTAAAAAGCAGAGTTGAGATGATAAATTCATTGGGAGATGAATATATCGATGCCATTGATACAACTGAAGAGATAGCAGAGCGATGTAATTTAAGTTTAGAATTTGGAGAATTAAAATTTCCAAAGTATGAAATACCAAGTTGTGTAAAATCTCCAGGGGAATTTTTAAGAAAGATTGTGTATAAAGGTTTGGCTCAGCGATATCCCACTGGTTTAAATGAAGATTTATTAAAAAGAGTTGAATATGAACTAGATGTTATTTTAAAAATGGGATATGAAGAATATTTTATAGTTGTTTGGGATTTCATATCTTATGCTAAAAGTCAAAATATACCGATAGGACCAGGAAGAGGTTCAGCTGCGGGAAGTTTAGTTGCTTATTCATTAAAAATAACAGATTTAGATCCTATAAAATATAATCTAATCTTTGAAAGATTTTTAAATCCAGAAAGAATATCTATGCCAGATATAGATATAGATATTTGTCAGGAGAGAAGAGGAGAAGTTATTGACTATGTTACTAAAAAATATGGAGAAGATAAAGTAGCACAAATTATAACTTTTGGAAGAATGAAAGCAAGGGCTGCTTTAAGAGATGTAGGAAGAGTTTTAGATATAAATTTAGCTAAAGTAGATAAAGTAGCTAAATTAATTCCTGCATTTTTTAACTTAAGTGATGCTTTAAAGGAAAATACAGAATTAAGAGAGTTATATTCAGAAGATGGTGAAATTAGAAATCTTATAAATTTATCACAACGTCTAGAAAATAAAGTAAGACATGCATCAATTCATGCTGCTGGAGTTGTAATAACAAAAGACCCACTAATTGAAACCGTTCCTTTATATAGCGACAATAAAGATCATATAGTTTCAACACAGTATCAAATGAAAGAGTTAGAAGATTTAGGATTATTAAAAATGGATTTTTTAGGATTAAGAAATCTTACGAATTTACAAAGAACAATAGATTATATAAAAGAAACAAAGAATAGAGATATAAAACTAGATGATATATCTTTAAATGAGAAAATGGTATACGAAACATTATCAAAAGGAGATAGCTTAGGCGTATTCCAATTGGAATCTACAGGTATAAGGAAAATTTTAGTTCAACTAAAACCAAGTAGATTTGAAGATATAATAGCTTTATTAGCTCTTTATAGACCTGGTCCATTGGGATCAGGTATGGTAGAGAGTTTTATAAATTGTAAAAATGGTTTAGAAGAGATAAAGTATCCCCATCCAACTTTAGAAAAAGTATTGAAAGAAACTTATGGAGTTATATTATATCAAGAACAAGTAATGAAAATAGCTAATATAATGGCTGATTATTCTTTAGGAGAAGCAGATATTTTAAGAAGAGCCATGGGAAAAAAAGAAGCTTCAATAATGGATGAAAATAGAGAAAAATTTGTAGAGAGATCAATAAAAAATGGATATACAAAAGAGAAAGCAGAAGAGATATTTTACTTAATAGATAAATTTGCAGGATATGGTTTTAATAAATCACATTCGGCAGCCTATGCATTAATAGCCTATTGGACTGCTTATTTTAAATGTTTTTATCCAGAAGAATATTATGCGTCTATAATGACCTCTGAAAAAAGTAATGTAGAAAATGTAGCTTTTTATATAGAAGATGCAAAAGTTCATAAAATAAAATTAAAGTTATCTGATGTGAATAATCCTGTTTCAAAATTTACTGTAGAAAATGGAGGAATCAGATTCTCATTAGCAGCAATAAAAAATGTTGGAGAGAGTTTAGCGGAAAAAATAAAAATAGAATATGAAAAAAACGGAAACTACCTAAGATATGAAGATTTTATATATAGAATGAAAGGTCAGGGACTAAATAAAAAAAATATAGAAGCATTAGTTTATTCTGGAGCATTGGATTCACTTCCTGGGAATCGTAAACAAAAGATAGAATCAATAGAAAAAGTGATAGACTATGCAAATAAAAAATTAAAAGAAGATGATATTCAACAGATGAATTTATTTGGAGGAGCTAAATCTGATATAGTTAATTTTGTTTTTCCAGATGTAACAGATTTTAGCCCAGATGAAAAATTAGAAAAAGAAAAAGAATTTTTAGGATTTTATTATAGTGCTCATCCTTTAGATAAATATGGTTGGATAACGAAAACATATAAAATAGATAAAATTTCAGAAGTAAAATTAGAAAATTCCCTGCATATAATAAAAACTTATGGTATACTAAGGGATGTGAAAAAAATACTAACTAAAAAAACAAAAGAACCTATGTGTAGTTTTATTTTAGAAGATTATTATGATCAAATCTCTGGAATTATCTTTCCAAAAGAATATAAGAAGTTTCTAAATGTAGAGTTAGAAGGGAAAGCTGTTTTAATTGAAGGAAGTATCCAAATAGATTATTTTAATGGAAACGAAAATAAAAAAATAGTAGTAAGAGAGATAAAGGCATTAAATTCTATAGAGTTTACAAAACAAAATAGAATGTATATACTAATTAATGATAAGTCAAAAGATAAATATAGTAGACTGAAAGAAATTCTTTTAGACAACAAAGGAGAAGTTCCATTAAGTTTTGCTATTGATATTGATGGAAATAAAGAGGTGAAAAATTCAAAAATAACAGT containing:
- a CDS encoding MFS transporter → MKQIDRIIFINLITTAIVSGIFNIFTGIHVKNLGYGESVVGQVLSIGSISIAIGSMINAYLSSKIGFKKTISLGLILMFFGILGVSFFTNPFYIKIFSGLMGVGYGFPFSSVGVLLIENSTEDDRVKVFSKNFVVQSLGIVFASYTGGKLIKTFGKVFAVEKSIPLLYMICAVAILFSFYPLFGLRESKKIKSIKNRNFFKSFKEVMSGQALKFIIYNTIIGFGAGLVIPFFSVYLKFALNIDDEKVGMIMGLSQIGLVIGGLLVPYISKILGREQTVVICQLLSIPFLISIAFPQGIVVLGISFFLRSTLMNLNQPLIQNISLETVEYENRALMSSMVLMSSSVTRALSTIIAGYLMESISYNFPYYLTVALYLIGTIVFYKNFKEKKPLRGGANE
- a CDS encoding DNA polymerase III subunit alpha, which gives rise to MNKNFVHLHLHTEYSLLDGVGKIDEYLERAKELGMKAISITDHGNMFGAIEFYKLAIKKGIKPIIGIEVYVSEYEMDKKEGRNFHLILLAKNIKGYKNLLKIASIGFLKGFYYRPRVDKTFLKEHSEGIIALSACMQGEVSRSILENETEEIIGKKIQSYIEIFGKDNFYLEIQGNGVSGQKELNKELYNYSKKYDLKCAATNDTHYVYEGDHVLQDLVICIQTGAKVSDTNRMKIETKELFLKSRVEMINSLGDEYIDAIDTTEEIAERCNLSLEFGELKFPKYEIPSCVKSPGEFLRKIVYKGLAQRYPTGLNEDLLKRVEYELDVILKMGYEEYFIVVWDFISYAKSQNIPIGPGRGSAAGSLVAYSLKITDLDPIKYNLIFERFLNPERISMPDIDIDICQERRGEVIDYVTKKYGEDKVAQIITFGRMKARAALRDVGRVLDINLAKVDKVAKLIPAFFNLSDALKENTELRELYSEDGEIRNLINLSQRLENKVRHASIHAAGVVITKDPLIETVPLYSDNKDHIVSTQYQMKELEDLGLLKMDFLGLRNLTNLQRTIDYIKETKNRDIKLDDISLNEKMVYETLSKGDSLGVFQLESTGIRKILVQLKPSRFEDIIALLALYRPGPLGSGMVESFINCKNGLEEIKYPHPTLEKVLKETYGVILYQEQVMKIANIMADYSLGEADILRRAMGKKEASIMDENREKFVERSIKNGYTKEKAEEIFYLIDKFAGYGFNKSHSAAYALIAYWTAYFKCFYPEEYYASIMTSEKSNVENVAFYIEDAKVHKIKLKLSDVNNPVSKFTVENGGIRFSLAAIKNVGESLAEKIKIEYEKNGNYLRYEDFIYRMKGQGLNKKNIEALVYSGALDSLPGNRKQKIESIEKVIDYANKKLKEDDIQQMNLFGGAKSDIVNFVFPDVTDFSPDEKLEKEKEFLGFYYSAHPLDKYGWITKTYKIDKISEVKLENSLHIIKTYGILRDVKKILTKKTKEPMCSFILEDYYDQISGIIFPKEYKKFLNVELEGKAVLIEGSIQIDYFNGNENKKIVVREIKALNSIEFTKQNRMYILINDKSKDKYSRLKEILLDNKGEVPLSFAIDIDGNKEVKNSKITVEITSKLVREIEELLGEKSIVIR